The region AATGGACTGTAAATtgtctgaaataaacaaattattattattattattataagttcacatctatatacatatacgtatatgtatatatatatatttatatatatatatcatatatatatatatatatatgtgtgaatatattgtaaaaaaaaattctctataaaattgaataagtATTTAGTCTTTATCaaaaggaaaaaatttaaaaactattccaaaaattatatatctgaaCCATTGAGtggaaaacaaaacattttaacattgcCTTGTCAGGTTAGACATTATAACTACAATTGTGATCTTAATATCTTCGAGTTGTTAGCTTTTgtcttatttaattctaatctTTCATAAATTCTATTCTCTTAATTACAGTATGGTCGTGATAAAtgacaaaactatttatatatatgtaaaataatattttttttacagtcgGACCGTATCATGGAAGAAAACTCGTTGGTACGGGATCTCATCGCCAAGATCTTGGACGAGACGGAGGGGAATAGGTGAGTTTCTGtttcatgtattttaaaacaatattgctCAAGTAatagaaactttttatataaattaatacatacaataatatacatagGGCTGCCGATTGTTTTGTATGGGTTTTAAATACTaactatttactaataaaattcactttaattgtcatattatatattatatatggtaCACTAGTAAGTAAGTGACTTTGTCTGACATTGTCTGTgtgtttgtgtatttttaatcaaattgtcTTAAATTATAAGCTAGTACATCTATCGCTttcattaatatcattatgaaaataatatattatacacttCAGTCATTTTGTTACGGGTAACCTCGGAAATGCTATATCAATTTTGAGAGAACTTTCACTGGAAATTAGCTGACACATCGACCAAGTTAGGCtacatttgatttttatgtagttttattaatgtaacatattaagaaaataaccaTTCCATTGAGGCAAGTCGCGGGTACAagctagttttttttaattgtattagttATGTATAGGAATAAGTTTACAGTTTTTAAGGCTTTGCTATTTACTTCACTGGAATATAACGCTATATAAGAATGCTTCACAAAATCCACAGAATACACATAGGTAATTAGGAATTATCGAAAAATCGATGTTTCAATCGATGTAttgtagataaattaattcctaGTAGTGCATTGGTACATAGATtacttctaataataaatataatgtacgaaaaatttaaaacaaaaaataatttaggcTGTACAcgatgaaatacaaaaataaattgttcgTGATATTCAGTGTTGCcatacgtaataaaattaataaatttaataaagtatatttgaaaaacctttcttagaatatttttcttatttgtagGGTTTCTTTCAAACACTAAAACTTTGATGAAAAGAGTTCTTTTAGTTCAAAGCTCTCACGATggcttgaaaataataacttaaaaatacctttttgTTACCTgacattataacaaaaaactttttttttattaatctataattttcactttttcctgattaaatatttttacttttgcttaattttttttatggtattttttatgaatgttataaaaaaaattgtattacatGAACAAATGTATTTGAACTGGATATATGGCAATACTtcgatcaataaaaaaaaatagttcaaaGATAGTTAGAATTGGCCAGTTTGGTTTTGAAATTTGcagtaaaaatgtaatactttctaaatataaaatatttgcatatacATTGTTTTGCCCACGACTTCGCTTGAATATCGGAATTGGCTGtgagaaaaatgtttaatgtatgACATAGCTAGTGTAACCAAATGACAGCGACATCTTTAGTATGTGTCATGTCGCTTCAAACACAATTCAACTTATACCATACTATTATAACCTATATCTTATTCTGATCTCTGAGCTATATTATTGCTTAGTTTAATCAAAATCGACCTctcaagatttttataatataagttgtgtagtagatttttttaacaaacatctACATAATTAGTTGTATCAATCCTTATTagatctattatattttataatttttatatatcgcGCTTATAACTacgttttttgttacatttgacACAAAAAAACCTCATCTTGTGTTCtcgtgatcacgattgctgtATAGTTCATCTAAATATTTACTCGtacatcaaaaaaatatgcttaaattactctatttcattatatatcaacagaaaccttaaattaaactatgatACAATCCCAAGCAATTTTTCTTTAGACTCATGGATGAGTTGAAATACTTATTAGAAGTAAATTTTGGTAATTTTCGTTCCAGCTGTGTTCCCTCACCAGATAAACCTACCAGCAGCTTACCAACAAATATAAGTCAGTTTCCAAAAAATGATAATGGAACATATCTAGAAACACCCTACAACTACAACAACAATCTCTATAACTTCAATCAGAACGATAATGGTCTTTACAATATCCAGAACGGCTTTAATTCCAACGGTTTTGTCAATTATTCCGACAACGAGGTAAATTCTCTGCTAGGAGTAGACCCGATAACGGATACTGATGCCGTTACTCCCGAGCAGTTGAACCTGCTACGGCTGGCTGCCCAGGAAATCGGTGGGGCGCAATTCACCAGCCCAAATAAATATGACgagaaattttacaatttcttcGAGCCAAACCAAAGAAATTCGCTTCCAGACTCAAACGTATTCTCAAATAATTACAACAGACCCAACAGTCTGAGTCTCGATTTGAATTACAACACTAATTACGACACACCTTTCAACGCTCAGAGGTTCCCTAGCAACGGTTTCCTCAAAGACCAACCGGATTCCACCTCAGATTTGCTAACTTACCTCAATCAGATGAGTATATCCGGCGACAGACCGAGGGACGACATATTGCTCAACGATTTCAAAATGCCCGACGGAAACAGTTCGTTCCAAAGCGACGAATACAAAATGCAAGATGATAGGAACAAAATGTTCTACAACAACAGGAACTTCCAAACACCGAATAAGAATTTCAATAGCGATTTCTTCCTGAACGACGTCGTGCCCATGCCGGATAGAAATATGAATCGGAACTACGATTTCTCGAACCAATCTGTCTCTGGTATGGGCTTCAAGCCGAACGGGTTCCATCCGCAGAACGAGTTCGTCCAAAGGCGAGAAGTCAGTCAAATGCTGCCGCGCGAGAGTTACCAGGGTAATGGTAACGGTGAAAGGGTTAATTTCGATGTTGGTAGAGAGAACGCCCAACAGAATCTATTGAGGCAGCAGGAAATAGCGAGACAAATGAATATCATCATGAGGAACCGCCCACCGCCGAACCCTTTGAACGTGGACGTGTCTTTCATACACGAACCACCGTTTAATCTTGGTAAGAAAGATATATCTTCAAATCATAGTCCCTATACAAAATAGAGTAATCAGATAgtatatataacacatttcTTCGTATAATTCTGTGAAGATTATGCTTCTAAATTCTTCTTTATCCACGAAGAATACTACAATCTGCTCATTGAAGTCCCATATGAgatgccaaaaaaaaatatctttaatatataactattttgcgggaaaaaaaacataagtaaATTTTGGCATAATAAAACGCGCTATTTTTGAtagtatataaacatatatatatataagttacattAACTAAACTGTTATTTAACACAGGTATCGGAACGCTCCTCGGACCGTCACCGCCCGTCGCCCCTCCAGTATTACAATCCCCTCTCCTGGACATGCCGTTACTGGCGCCATTCTACGCCATGAGAAACATCAGGTAATATAAAgcttaaaaatgtacattatatataataaataagatattctctcaaatataaaacatctcGTCTAGTCTCGTCGTTGATGGCTGCATCAAAGTTATCGAAGTTTCGAGATTGctcgaaattataattaaatttagtatgtatgtatctgtaaataatagtttgattttaaatgtgaactaccgaaaatattaaatatttttaatataattaattttatataaaaaaatcaatttttatttctgttcataCATTTTTCGCCTTATTTACAATCCATAACgttatatattctgtatatttaagattatctaGCATAAAATGTTAGGCACGATGGTGTCTTATATGTAGCTACTATAAGCTATTTTATGCCCTCAGCATTATCCGTTTGGAATTAGGAATTTGATTCAGAGAATATATTGATACCAACCGGCAACGCCCTCTATGGGTCGTGTCAGGAAAACCACTGAATTACAGAATAAATCACCACACCACATTATTCTGATCTTACATGATACGAAAGTTATATCCAAATCCGTTCAGTATTTAAAGAGACACAAACCCTGACGTGGCTACAGACTTTCGCATACACAATATTATACGATTATttgcatattattaatatgtatgtgggaagagaattttatttttatatttatttttattattattttctaccaCTTTGTAAGTTAATCCAGAGTTTACTATAGCAAcactaaaaaaatgtcaatagaGAATAAAAGACGATGTGAAGACGACTGTTGTGTTTgccaaataaaactaagattttgttttttttttaaccattctttgttatacatatatatataacatctgTATGATaaggaagaaaatatataattgatatatattttatattattaattccagGAACACAGCACCGTCCTCGAGTATACTTCACGCTAGACTGGACGCGTGTTACGAGCAATGGCGGCAGTTGGAGAGGGAGCGGAAACGGACGGAAGCCCGTCTGGCGTTGGCGTATCCTGGGCGGGCGGTTTCCTCGTCTAACTCAATACCAGTCCCACGCCTGCCGCCCTGCCCTACGCGCGTCGATAGACTCACCGTGGACATGCTGCGAGAGCATACTAAGGTGGGTACACACGTGCGGGTAGTATGTAAAGCGTGCACAACAAAATTCAGACTTATTAATGTTGGTGTTATATTGAGCTAATAatcaaatactttattatgttatttaagtactagtgagaataaaaaaatgtgcttTGATACATAGAAACGTCATTTTATGGGGGATATTctgaaattattcataataattgtcataagcaatttctttttcatatatttaacagaagtcatatttgaaataaaaaatataattatttaaataattattactatattgtAACAGGTGTTAACACTGATGGGCAAAATGGAGACTCTTCGTGCTAGTGTCTGTGTTGCGCAGAACAAACGACCAAATAAACCGGACGAAAATAAGATAACTGTGTTGAAGAGGGGTCAGGATAACGTTACGGATAAAGAGGACAACTTCGATCCGGCCACATGGCGGGATGATGTACGGAATCTGTCGGAAATGTGAGTTACGGATACGATTGCCGGATATTTTTACGGATACGGATACGGAATTATATCagtatgtatttgtttatatctCTTTCCAGTGCACCCCATAGTGAAGTTGAAAGCGCAATGCTAGCGTGGCGTAACGCCGTAGCGGCTGTCCAAGCGGCGAGGCGCAGAGAGGTGAACATAGCACACCTCAGATACCCCAGGAACGACAGGGACCGCGATCGTGAGTAATAAAGacgatatcattattattaaatacatataataatgatttgatAGTATTACAGAGGTCGTATACGATCTAAaccgaaaaataaaatttcaacttcATTTTGGCTAGTGAAaggtacaaaaatattcaattatctCAGTTGGCACCGAAAactgtacaattttttttgttattagagtatatacatatataacgaACAATATGGATtggatttcttttttatttctgacaAGTTATGTTTGAGgattaggaaataaaaaaaaattttcaatcaattaatattaagtaaatgtatatataaatatttttaaatgttataacatattttacatcaCAAACAGCTATTCTCCAACTATCTGATGCCGTGAAGCAGTTGTGTGTGTGCGCAAGACGAGCTCGCTGTGCTATGTGGTGTGACCTCACACTCACTGTGGCTTTGGCACCCCACTCTGCACTAGTTAGTATAAATtcacatacaaacatatacatatatatagtataatgtgtaaatgaaaaattcaattcaattaaaataaaaccaatatattCAGATTACTAtgcgttattatattatttcaaaaactacatacttgagaggtttcggttactttgcagacgatatgaaaatgttttgagAAAAAACGTGTAGTGATCTGGtagtattagttttatttaaacgaatacttagtctcagatctcattatattaaatttttattccaaattttGCAGTTAATATAGATATTCAGTAACCATAATTCTTaagcaaaaaatttttaatgtattaaataacttaattttatagacaGATTTTACTTCTTCACTAACTATAgtacacacacgcacacttACATCTGTAGATGTGTAAACttgttaatatatgtaaactgtaaataatgtttacagcAAAGTGAACATTCTCCTACCATACCAGCACCTTCAACATCGTCACCTAAGCAATCATCACAGGAGATTCCAACAACATCCGCCTCAAGTAAACCAGTTACTAATGAACAGAGTGaggtattcattataatattcaaatatatgaaaatatatagattttaatacaGTCAGGTGGTGGGAAACTGATagaattaatagtattttcaCATCAATTACTCAAATATATTGTCTGATTCAATGAATTTATGTCAATAGATTGCTTAATAgtcaatatataaaagcaaAGCATTGCAAATagactaaaatttttaaatagatttccaTTTAGCATGTAATTATCTTAATTCACAGGATAAA is a window of Danaus plexippus chromosome 22 unlocalized genomic scaffold, MEX_DaPlex mxdp_27, whole genome shotgun sequence DNA encoding:
- the LOC116773384 gene encoding uncharacterized protein LOC116773384 isoform X2, whose amino-acid sequence is MAFSDLCQISNAFKAVENEVDQSDRIMEENSLVRDLIAKILDETEGNSCVPSPDKPTSSLPTNISQFPKNDNGTYLETPYNYNNNLYNFNQNDNGLYNIQNGFNSNGFVNYSDNEVNSLLGVDPITDTDAVTPEQLNLLRLAAQEIGGAQFTSPNKYDEKFYNFFEPNQRNSLPDSNVFSNNYNRPNSLSLDLNYNTNYDTPFNAQRFPSNGFLKDQPDSTSDLLTYLNQMSISGDRPRDDILLNDFKMPDGNSSFQSDEYKMQDDRNKMFYNNRNFQTPNKNFNSDFFLNDVVPMPDRNMNRNYDFSNQSVSGMGFKPNGFHPQNEFVQRREVSQMLPRESYQGNGNGERVNFDVGRENAQQNLLRQQEIARQMNIIMRNRPPPNPLNVDVSFIHEPPFNLGIGTLLGPSPPVAPPVLQSPLLDMPLLAPFYAMRNIRNTAPSSSILHARLDACYEQWRQLERERKRTEARLALAYPGRAVSSSNSIPVPRLPPCPTRVDRLTVDMLREHTKVLTLMGKMETLRASVCVAQNKRPNKPDENKITVLKRGQDNVTDKEDNFDPATWRDDVRNLSEIAPHSEVESAMLAWRNAVAAVQAARRREVNIAHLRYPRNDRDRDPILQLSDAVKQLCVCARRARCAMWCDLTLTVALAPHSALQSEHSPTIPAPSTSSPKQSSQEIPTTSASSKPVTNEQR
- the LOC116773384 gene encoding uncharacterized protein LOC116773384 isoform X1 codes for the protein MAFSDLCQISNAFKAVENEVDQSDRIMEENSLVRDLIAKILDETEGNSCVPSPDKPTSSLPTNISQFPKNDNGTYLETPYNYNNNLYNFNQNDNGLYNIQNGFNSNGFVNYSDNEVNSLLGVDPITDTDAVTPEQLNLLRLAAQEIGGAQFTSPNKYDEKFYNFFEPNQRNSLPDSNVFSNNYNRPNSLSLDLNYNTNYDTPFNAQRFPSNGFLKDQPDSTSDLLTYLNQMSISGDRPRDDILLNDFKMPDGNSSFQSDEYKMQDDRNKMFYNNRNFQTPNKNFNSDFFLNDVVPMPDRNMNRNYDFSNQSVSGMGFKPNGFHPQNEFVQRREVSQMLPRESYQGNGNGERVNFDVGRENAQQNLLRQQEIARQMNIIMRNRPPPNPLNVDVSFIHEPPFNLGIGTLLGPSPPVAPPVLQSPLLDMPLLAPFYAMRNIRNTAPSSSILHARLDACYEQWRQLERERKRTEARLALAYPGRAVSSSNSIPVPRLPPCPTRVDRLTVDMLREHTKVLTLMGKMETLRASVCVAQNKRPNKPDENKITVLKRGQDNVTDKEDNFDPATWRDDVRNLSEIAPHSEVESAMLAWRNAVAAVQAARRREVNIAHLRYPRNDRDRDPILQLSDAVKQLCVCARRARCAMWCDLTLTVALAPHSALQSEHSPTIPAPSTSSPKQSSQEIPTTSASSKPVTNEQSEDKQETQPTEDQKDDKNKTNDKDKNLRRTQNYRKLNHRNDFYKNQRYDNRFVNKHPYHYLAGSIN